The following nucleotide sequence is from Metamycoplasma phocicerebrale.
TAATTTAAATAAATATTATCAAAATGTTAAATTTATGGATTTATCAAATCGAGAAGGTCACGCTGCTAAAGTATATTTTAAATCTTTATTTGGAAAAGAATTTATAAGAGATAAAAATAATGTTGATGATTATTTAAACTTATACTTAAATTATGGTTATAGTGTTTTGATCGCTTATGTAAGCCGCTCATTAGTTTCTAAGGGATATGATAATCGAATAAGCATATTTCATAAAAGTTTTGACAATAATATACCTTTGGCTTGTGATCTAGTTGAGCCCTTAAGGTGCATTGTTGATAAGGTTGCTTATGAAATGATGCTTAAAAAAATGCAATTTATAAAAATAGATTTTAGAGATTTTAAAAAAGAATTATTTGAAAGTTTTGAAAATCATATTATTGTTAATTCAAAAAGAATGAAAATTATTGATTATATTGACTATGTAATTAAAGGTTTATTGGAGAATAAAGATATTAAGGTGCTAGAAATTGAATGGATTTCAAAATAGATATATGAAAATTATATTAATGTATGATGTTTCAATGGATGAAGACAATTTAACCTTATATAATAAGTTTAGAAATTCATTAATTAAATTAGGGTATTTTAGAATTCAATATTCTATATATGTGAAAACTATAGGGTTTCAAACATTATATCCTTATGAAAAAGAAAAATTAATGAAAATAATTCCTAAAAAATCAAATGTTAGAGTTTTGTTGGTAACAGAAAATCAATATTCCAATATGGATATTTTAATGGGTGAAAAATCTTTAAATGAATATTGTAATGAAAAAGAAAGATATATTGAATTGTAATGATAAAAATAAAAAATTTGCAATCGCTTAATATCATCGATTATGAAGGAATATTTATAATTGAAACTGAAAATATAGACAATCTTTTGCTTAGTTTTTATCAATATGAAATAAACAATAAAGAAGAAGTTTTTTGTATAAATAAATCAAATATTTCTATAAAAAATACTGTTTTAATATCACCGTTGACTAAATTAAGCGATTTATATAATTTATCAACTAAAAATATACTTACAAAATGAATTGTCAATAATGATAAACTCGATATTAATAACATTTTTATTACCAATAAAATATTAGAAGAATTAGAAAAATTAAATAATATAATAAACAGTAGTTTTTTAGATATTAATTTAGATAAAATGAAAATGTTAAAAAATTTAATAACTATAGATGAAGATGCATTTATAGATATAAAAAGTTTTGAAAAATGATTAATTAATTTTGATAGTTCAACTAAACCGCTTATTATTTTAAAAAATACAAACTTAATGTGCAGCACTTTAATAAAATATATTAATAAATTTAATTTTTTAATTATAACAAATAATATTTTTTCTATTATTGACCAACCTAATCAAATTGAATGTTGTTCTATTGAAAAAAACAATAAATTAATTACTTTTGAATCTTTTAATACTATAAAAATGTGGCTTGAGGAAGAATATAAACTTAACAATTTTTCTGATGATGATTATTTTAATATATTGAAAGAAGACAAATTTAAACAATTGATGTTAAAAAAACAACTTTTTTAATAAAAAAAACGTCAAATTATTTATTTTTTCAACAATTTGACGTTTTAGTACTATACTATTTTTAAGCAATACAAAACTTAGTTTTTCTATTTTAGGAAGATCAATATGTTTTAGTACTATACTATTTTTAAGCAATACAAAACTTTACATATTAATATCTAAATAATTTATTTGTTTTAGTACTATACTATTTTTAAGCAATACAAAACTCAAAAAGAAAATTTAAAAGAATTAATCCAGTTTTAGTACTATACTATTTTTAAGCAATACAAAACGCCGGATCGTAAAAATGTTCTAGTATAGCTAGTTTTAGTACTATACTATTTTTAAGCAATACAAAACGTTCAATCAGTCCTTTTAATGTAAATCTTTGTTTTAGTACTATACTATTTTTAAGCAATACAAAACAAATATTATTTTTCTTATCAAACCCTCTCTAGTTTTAGTACTATACTATTTTTAAGCAATACAAAACATATATTTTAAATAATCAAGGTTGTAGCTTGTTTTAGTACTATACTATTTTTAAGCAATACAAAACCCAAAT
It contains:
- the cas1 gene encoding type II CRISPR-associated endonuclease Cas1 yields the protein MKKILDVSQSEYFSLFLGNLIVKKEQGKVIIPTNNIETIIFENNKMSISIPLINSLIEKKVNIIFCDYRHLPIAQIIPFNGYFDNKVFMNQLNWDNHYKAMTWKLIIELKIINSKKLIEYLTPNNLDSISNLNKYYQNVKFMDLSNREGHAAKVYFKSLFGKEFIRDKNNVDDYLNLYLNYGYSVLIAYVSRSLVSKGYDNRISIFHKSFDNNIPLACDLVEPLRCIVDKVAYEMMLKKMQFIKIDFRDFKKELFESFENHIIVNSKRMKIIDYIDYVIKGLLENKDIKVLEIEWISK
- the cas2 gene encoding CRISPR-associated endonuclease Cas2; translation: MKIILMYDVSMDEDNLTLYNKFRNSLIKLGYFRIQYSIYVKTIGFQTLYPYEKEKLMKIIPKKSNVRVLLVTENQYSNMDILMGEKSLNEYCNEKERYIEL